The proteins below come from a single Nostoc sp. KVJ3 genomic window:
- the lspA gene encoding signal peptidase II, whose protein sequence is MRLKNRLFWIAAFIAFSLDQITKYWVVQSFSLGQTLPLLPGIFHFTYVTNTGAAFSLLSGKVEWLRWLSLGVSLVLIAVALFGPALTLWDQLGYGLILGGAMGNGIDRFVLGYVVDFLDFRLINFAVFNVADSFISIGIVCLLIASLQKTPTSTGRSH, encoded by the coding sequence ATGCGTTTAAAAAATCGCCTTTTCTGGATCGCTGCCTTCATAGCTTTTTCCTTAGACCAAATAACAAAATACTGGGTGGTGCAAAGCTTCAGTTTGGGGCAAACACTACCACTCTTACCTGGGATATTTCACTTCACCTATGTCACTAACACTGGTGCGGCTTTTAGTTTGTTAAGCGGGAAAGTAGAGTGGTTGCGCTGGCTGTCTTTAGGAGTCAGCCTAGTATTGATAGCAGTAGCCTTGTTTGGCCCAGCATTAACTTTGTGGGATCAGTTGGGCTATGGCTTGATTTTGGGTGGAGCTATGGGCAATGGTATCGATCGCTTTGTTTTAGGCTATGTTGTTGATTTTCTTGATTTTCGCCTAATTAACTTTGCTGTATTTAATGTGGCAGATTCATTTATTAGCATTGGTATTGTTTGCCTTTTAATTGCTTCCTTGCAAAAAACACCAACTTCAACAGGTAGATCGCATTAA
- a CDS encoding biotin transporter BioY — protein sequence MFAASNQLLWSMIGLLLTMGGTFLEAYGITLPWNWSKHGIQTFSLGVTFQIGAVLLVGCLGGKNAGALSQIAYLVMGLTLLPVFADGGGIGYVKLSQFGYLLGFIPGAWICGLFAFKARPRLETLAFSCICGLLTLHICGISYLIISYIFQLKGTENLPLMQAILRYSWFALPGQLSVVCAVTVIAYILRHLMFY from the coding sequence ATGTTTGCTGCTTCCAATCAATTACTATGGTCTATGATTGGCTTACTTCTGACAATGGGTGGCACCTTCCTAGAAGCTTATGGCATCACCTTACCTTGGAACTGGAGTAAGCACGGAATTCAGACTTTTTCTTTAGGTGTCACTTTTCAAATAGGCGCAGTACTGTTAGTGGGTTGTTTAGGGGGCAAAAATGCTGGTGCGCTCTCGCAAATTGCCTATTTGGTGATGGGGTTAACCTTATTACCTGTATTTGCTGATGGCGGTGGTATTGGTTATGTTAAGCTATCTCAGTTTGGCTATCTACTAGGCTTTATTCCTGGAGCTTGGATTTGTGGTTTATTTGCCTTTAAAGCTAGACCTCGACTAGAAACTCTTGCATTTAGTTGCATCTGTGGCTTGTTAACACTCCACATTTGCGGTATTAGTTATTTGATTATTAGCTATATTTTTCAGTTGAAAGGGACAGAAAATTTACCCTTGATGCAAGCGATCCTCAGATACTCCTGGTTTGCACTACCAGGGCAACTAAGTGTAGTCTGTGCCGTTACTGTAATAGCATATATATTGCGTCATTTAATGTTTTATTAG
- the pstS gene encoding phosphate ABC transporter substrate-binding protein PstS, whose amino-acid sequence MPPRLSVIKIHRLPVSISVLALTIGLASCGGQQNPDSTATKETPSGTATPSGTATDTTASSTGKLDLGGNIKLSGAGASFPAPLYDTWFTDLNKKYPNLQVDYASVGSGAGVEQFIKGTVDFGASDVAMKDEEIKKVPADKGVILLPVTAGSIVLAYNLPDVPELKLPRAVYADILLGKIKSWDDPQIAKANPGAKLPKDKITVVYRSDGSGTTGVFTKHLSAISPEWKTKVGEGKTVNWPTGVGAKGNEGVTAQIQQTQGSIGYVEYGYAKQNSLKFAALENKGGKFIVASEESASKTLASVTLPPDLRVFISDPEGADSYPIVTYTWILAYKKYPDAAKAKAVEAAIEYALTDGQKQASALGYVPLPQNVITKVAAAADQISPDYKISVGGSGSSASK is encoded by the coding sequence ATGCCCCCACGTCTTAGTGTAATAAAAATTCATCGCCTTCCAGTTTCAATTTCAGTGTTAGCACTGACAATCGGACTGGCCTCGTGTGGCGGACAGCAAAACCCAGATAGTACAGCCACGAAGGAAACACCTTCTGGTACTGCTACACCTTCTGGTACTGCTACAGATACCACTGCCTCTAGCACAGGCAAATTAGATTTGGGTGGAAATATCAAGTTAAGCGGGGCTGGTGCGTCTTTCCCAGCACCGCTATATGATACATGGTTTACGGATCTAAACAAAAAATATCCCAATCTGCAAGTTGACTATGCCTCAGTTGGTAGCGGTGCTGGAGTTGAGCAATTTATCAAAGGCACTGTAGACTTTGGTGCCAGCGATGTTGCCATGAAGGATGAAGAAATCAAAAAAGTGCCAGCAGATAAGGGCGTTATTTTGCTGCCTGTAACTGCTGGTAGTATTGTCCTAGCTTACAACTTGCCAGATGTTCCAGAACTTAAGCTACCACGAGCCGTTTATGCTGATATTCTACTAGGCAAGATCAAGTCTTGGGATGATCCCCAAATTGCCAAGGCTAACCCAGGCGCAAAGCTTCCTAAAGACAAAATTACTGTTGTTTATCGTTCAGATGGTAGCGGAACAACAGGTGTGTTTACAAAACACCTCAGCGCTATTAGCCCAGAGTGGAAGACTAAAGTTGGTGAAGGAAAAACTGTCAACTGGCCTACGGGAGTTGGTGCTAAGGGCAATGAGGGTGTTACTGCCCAAATCCAACAAACACAAGGTTCTATTGGTTATGTCGAGTACGGCTATGCCAAACAAAATAGTCTCAAGTTTGCTGCTTTGGAAAACAAAGGCGGTAAATTTATTGTAGCTAGTGAAGAGTCAGCCTCTAAAACTCTGGCATCAGTAACTCTACCTCCCGATCTCCGCGTCTTCATTTCCGATCCAGAAGGGGCTGATTCCTATCCTATCGTCACTTATACCTGGATTTTGGCTTACAAGAAATATCCCGATGCGGCAAAAGCTAAAGCAGTTGAAGCTGCGATCGAATACGCTTTAACTGATGGTCAAAAACAGGCTAGTGCGCTAGGGTATGTTCCTCTACCCCAAAACGTCATTACAAAGGTAGCTGCTGCTGCCGATCAAATTAGTCCAGATTACAAAATTTCTGTAGGTGGTAGTGGTAGTAGCGCAAGCAAGTAG
- the pstC gene encoding phosphate ABC transporter permease subunit PstC yields MTTNSQNLSSATKNRSDVEKSLDRGFLWLTKIFAFGVAATLLWIGLQVAIASWPAIQKFGASFLANTTWNPVNDTYGVLPQIYGTLLSSLIGLLIAVPIGVGTAIILSEDFLPAKVKLVLVFAVELLAAIPSVVYGVWGIFVLVPILTNLGKWLNSYFGWIPFFSTSPTGPGMLPAGVILAIMTLPIITALSRDALISIPSSLRQASVGLGATRWETILQILIPAAFSGIVSAVMLALGRAMGETMAVTMLIGNSNNISISLLAPGNTISSLLANQFSEASGLQVSALMYAALVLFFLTLVVNIMAEFIVLRVKRL; encoded by the coding sequence ATGACTACAAATTCTCAAAACCTTTCATCAGCGACAAAAAATCGCTCTGATGTAGAAAAGTCCCTAGATCGGGGTTTTCTTTGGCTAACTAAAATTTTTGCCTTTGGGGTTGCCGCTACTTTATTATGGATCGGCTTACAAGTTGCAATTGCATCTTGGCCTGCAATCCAAAAATTTGGTGCAAGTTTTTTAGCTAACACCACTTGGAACCCAGTAAATGATACTTACGGGGTGCTACCTCAAATTTATGGAACTCTCTTGAGTTCTTTGATTGGTCTACTGATAGCTGTACCTATTGGAGTTGGTACAGCCATAATCCTCAGCGAGGATTTTTTACCCGCGAAAGTGAAGTTGGTATTGGTTTTTGCGGTAGAACTACTCGCAGCTATTCCCAGCGTTGTGTATGGCGTGTGGGGTATTTTCGTTTTAGTGCCTATCTTAACTAACTTGGGGAAATGGCTCAATAGTTACTTTGGCTGGATACCATTTTTTAGCACCTCCCCCACAGGGCCAGGGATGTTACCAGCTGGAGTCATATTAGCAATTATGACTTTACCCATCATCACAGCTTTATCCCGTGATGCCTTGATTTCTATACCCTCCAGTTTGCGCCAAGCCTCCGTAGGACTAGGAGCAACCCGATGGGAAACGATTTTGCAAATTCTGATTCCAGCAGCCTTTTCGGGGATAGTTAGTGCTGTAATGTTGGCACTCGGTCGGGCGATGGGAGAAACAATGGCTGTGACAATGTTGATTGGTAATTCCAATAATATTAGTATCTCATTGTTAGCACCAGGCAATACGATTTCTTCTCTCCTGGCAAATCAATTTTCCGAGGCTAGTGGTTTGCAAGTTTCGGCTTTAATGTACGCTGCTTTAGTCCTATTCTTCTTGACCCTGGTAGTTAATATCATGGCCGAATTTATCGTTCTGAGAGTCAAGCGACTGTAG
- the pstA gene encoding phosphate ABC transporter permease PstA — translation MTSSFPERSLTRAPMSQRTLFNTVMTVIAFICGVLALVPLLAVLSYVIIQGFGSLSPSVFFELPPKALQKGGGFGNAILGTLLMVGIAALISIPFGVLAAIYITEFSSAQVARWVRFAANVLSGVPSIIAGVFAYGIVVLTLVKLNLGSYSALGGGFALAILMLPIIVRTTDEALQLVSQDLRQASVGLGATNFQTVSQVVLPAALPTIVTGATLAIARASGETAPLLFTALFSNFWPDSLFQPTASLAVLVYKYAISPFKNWQSLAWAASLILVLMVLITSIIARWATREKA, via the coding sequence ATGACTTCTAGTTTTCCAGAGCGCAGTCTAACTCGCGCTCCCATGTCTCAAAGGACACTGTTTAATACTGTAATGACCGTAATTGCATTTATCTGTGGAGTATTGGCACTTGTGCCTTTGCTAGCAGTGCTTTCTTACGTCATTATTCAAGGCTTTGGCAGCTTGAGTCCCAGCGTCTTTTTTGAACTGCCACCCAAAGCTCTACAAAAAGGGGGAGGCTTTGGTAATGCAATTTTAGGGACACTACTAATGGTAGGAATTGCTGCCCTAATTAGTATTCCGTTTGGTGTTTTAGCGGCGATTTACATCACAGAATTTAGCTCTGCCCAAGTAGCGAGATGGGTGCGTTTTGCGGCTAACGTCCTGAGTGGAGTCCCCTCAATTATTGCTGGGGTATTTGCCTATGGCATTGTGGTTTTGACACTGGTAAAATTAAACTTAGGCTCGTATTCTGCTCTGGGTGGAGGGTTTGCCTTGGCAATTTTGATGTTGCCAATCATTGTCCGAACCACTGATGAAGCCTTGCAGTTAGTATCGCAAGATTTGCGACAAGCATCTGTAGGGTTAGGAGCAACTAACTTTCAAACAGTGAGTCAAGTAGTTTTGCCAGCAGCTTTACCAACAATTGTAACTGGGGCAACGTTAGCGATCGCCAGAGCCTCTGGAGAAACCGCACCTTTACTATTTACCGCCCTGTTTTCCAATTTTTGGCCCGATAGCTTATTCCAGCCAACAGCTTCCCTTGCTGTTTTGGTTTACAAATATGCTATTTCCCCCTTTAAAAATTGGCAATCACTAGCTTGGGCAGCATCTTTAATCTTAGTATTGATGGTTCTGATTACAAGTATCATCGCTCGCTGGGCAACTCGCGAAAAAGCTTAG
- the pstB gene encoding phosphate ABC transporter ATP-binding protein PstB, giving the protein MATNTSTVNDTQTVLRTENLNIYYGNFLALQNIWLDIPKNQVTAFIGPSGCGKSTLLRCYNRLNDLIESFRAEGKILFYDKNLYASDIDPVEVRRRIGMVFQRPNPFPKSIYDNIAFGAKINGYKGNMDELVERSLRQAALWDEVKDKLRQSGSSLSGGQQQRLCIARAIAVQPEIILMDEPCSALDPISTLRVEELIHQLKEQYTIVIVTHNMQQAARVSDKTAFFNVKTTDKGGRNGYMVEYDATEVIFNNPQQQDTQDYVSGRFG; this is encoded by the coding sequence ATGGCTACCAATACTAGCACAGTGAACGATACTCAAACCGTTTTACGCACCGAAAACCTCAACATTTACTACGGTAACTTTTTAGCCTTACAGAATATTTGGCTAGATATACCGAAAAATCAGGTGACAGCCTTTATCGGCCCTTCTGGTTGTGGTAAAAGTACGTTGTTGCGATGCTACAACCGCCTCAATGACTTGATTGAGTCATTTCGGGCAGAAGGTAAAATATTATTTTACGATAAAAACTTGTATGCATCCGACATCGATCCTGTAGAAGTGCGTCGGCGGATTGGGATGGTGTTTCAAAGACCAAACCCATTTCCCAAATCAATTTATGACAATATCGCCTTTGGAGCCAAAATCAACGGCTACAAAGGTAATATGGACGAATTAGTAGAACGGAGTTTGCGCCAAGCGGCTTTGTGGGATGAAGTCAAAGATAAACTCCGACAAAGTGGTTCATCTTTATCTGGTGGACAACAACAGCGTTTATGTATTGCTAGAGCGATCGCAGTCCAACCGGAAATTATCTTAATGGATGAACCTTGCTCCGCTCTCGACCCTATTTCTACTTTGCGGGTTGAAGAACTAATTCACCAGCTAAAAGAGCAATATACCATCGTGATCGTTACCCATAATATGCAGCAAGCAGCGCGGGTTTCTGATAAGACGGCCTTTTTTAATGTTAAAACTACAGATAAAGGAGGTCGTAACGGCTACATGGTAGAATACGACGCAACAGAAGTAATTTTCAACAATCCTCAGCAACAAGATACCCAAGATTACGTTAGTGGCAGATTTGGATAA
- a CDS encoding DUF2256 domain-containing protein: protein MGRVRSKSDLPTKICPVCQRPFTWRKKWQDCWDDVKYCSERCRRRRSEAQNETNRNTDANSAMD from the coding sequence ATGGGGCGTGTTCGTTCTAAATCTGACCTGCCTACAAAAATCTGTCCGGTATGTCAACGTCCTTTCACATGGCGTAAAAAGTGGCAGGATTGCTGGGACGATGTGAAGTATTGCTCAGAACGTTGTCGTCGTCGCCGTTCTGAAGCTCAAAATGAAACTAACCGCAACACAGACGCAAATAGCGCAATGGATTAA
- a CDS encoding isoaspartyl peptidase/L-asparaginase — MELQVQPKLIIHGGAGSSLHSKGGLETVRRSLHTVIEEVYSLLLSGATAAEAVVHGCQMLEDNPRFNAGTGSVLQSDGQIRMSASLMDGALRRFSGVINISRVKNPIELAQFLQNSPDRVLSDFGSAELAREMQLPSYNALTDLRLQEWIQERQDNFKSTMANVVAEPEILETSNAGRGTIGVVALDASGSLAAGTSTGGKGFERIGRVSDSAMPAGNYATNNAGVSCTGIGEDIIDECLAPRIVVRVTDGMSLKEAMQRSFGEAHQNKRDLGAIALDVSGAIAWGKTCEILLAAYHDGDKIGDTLEWTDNELIGYC; from the coding sequence ATGGAGTTACAGGTGCAACCTAAATTAATTATTCATGGAGGGGCTGGTAGTTCTCTCCACAGCAAAGGAGGATTGGAGACAGTGCGCCGATCGCTCCATACAGTTATAGAAGAAGTCTATTCTCTGTTATTATCAGGAGCAACTGCTGCTGAGGCGGTAGTGCATGGTTGCCAAATGCTCGAAGACAACCCCCGCTTTAATGCTGGTACTGGTTCAGTCCTGCAATCTGATGGTCAAATCCGCATGAGTGCTTCCCTGATGGATGGCGCATTAAGGCGGTTTAGTGGTGTGATTAATATCTCGCGGGTAAAAAATCCCATTGAGTTAGCACAATTTTTACAAAACTCTCCAGATCGAGTTTTATCAGATTTCGGATCGGCTGAGTTGGCTAGGGAAATGCAACTTCCCAGCTATAACGCTTTAACTGATTTGCGGTTACAAGAGTGGATACAAGAACGCCAAGATAATTTTAAAAGCACAATGGCTAACGTGGTAGCAGAGCCGGAAATCTTAGAAACCAGCAATGCCGGACGTGGAACCATTGGTGTGGTAGCTTTAGATGCATCTGGTAGCCTAGCTGCTGGTACTTCTACTGGTGGTAAGGGATTTGAGCGCATTGGCAGAGTAAGTGATTCGGCGATGCCAGCAGGTAATTATGCTACTAATAATGCTGGTGTAAGCTGTACTGGGATTGGGGAAGATATTATCGATGAGTGTTTAGCACCAAGGATTGTAGTGCGTGTCACTGATGGGATGTCACTGAAGGAGGCTATGCAAAGATCCTTTGGGGAAGCACACCAGAACAAACGGGATTTGGGAGCGATCGCTTTAGATGTGAGTGGTGCGATCGCTTGGGGTAAAACCTGCGAAATCTTACTCGCCGCTTACCACGATGGTGATAAAATTGGTGACACCTTAGAATGGACTGACAACGAACTGATTGGCTATTGTTGA
- a CDS encoding DUF928 domain-containing protein — protein MMKHKFWASYLLAALAFLPLEPVINTQVLATELVSQLAQAKSAYTQYMQLGYNETRRRNYRKALLNFQQAERARPGDRYATSAIRNVTSYIQRSKNRIAFVPSRPGRVRSAGTRGGCFQTGEDIIPLTPTDKEAQRTTAEHPTFFFYVPQTFTTVQALEFVLRDDDSTDPDALYKGTFKPVKQNGIVSINLPADRASLQIGKGYNWTFSMICDVSNRDKDSYVKGTIVRSQDENLSLQLNQPSTDLDRAVLFATAGFWEDSLRTLANLRRQRPNDPEVQKYWEDLLNSVEIKEVVNKPLLPCCTVQQ, from the coding sequence ATGATGAAACATAAATTTTGGGCAAGCTATCTGCTTGCTGCTTTAGCATTTCTCCCCTTAGAACCTGTGATTAATACTCAGGTTTTGGCAACAGAGTTAGTTTCTCAACTGGCACAAGCCAAATCTGCTTACACCCAATATATGCAACTTGGCTATAATGAGACTAGACGGAGAAATTATCGAAAAGCTTTATTGAATTTTCAGCAAGCAGAGCGAGCGCGTCCTGGAGATAGATATGCGACATCTGCAATTAGAAATGTTACAAGTTACATTCAACGTAGCAAAAATCGTATTGCCTTCGTCCCAAGTAGACCTGGTAGGGTAAGGTCAGCAGGAACACGAGGAGGTTGCTTTCAAACTGGAGAAGATATTATTCCTCTGACACCGACAGACAAAGAAGCTCAACGAACCACAGCAGAGCATCCCACATTCTTTTTTTACGTTCCCCAAACTTTTACAACAGTGCAAGCACTAGAATTTGTTTTGCGGGATGATGATAGTACCGATCCAGATGCATTGTACAAGGGAACTTTTAAACCTGTTAAGCAAAATGGTATTGTTAGTATAAATTTACCTGCCGATCGGGCATCTCTACAAATCGGTAAAGGATACAATTGGACTTTTTCAATGATTTGCGATGTGAGTAACCGCGATAAAGACTCTTATGTAAAAGGTACAATAGTGCGATCGCAAGATGAAAATCTATCTCTTCAGCTAAACCAACCAAGTACAGACTTGGATCGTGCAGTTTTATTTGCAACGGCTGGATTTTGGGAAGATTCTCTGAGAACTTTAGCTAATTTACGCCGTCAGCGTCCTAACGATCCTGAAGTTCAGAAATATTGGGAAGATTTGTTAAATTCAGTAGAGATTAAAGAAGTTGTAAACAAGCCTTTATTGCCCTGTTGTACTGTTCAGCAATAA
- a CDS encoding LLM class flavin-dependent oxidoreductase, whose protein sequence is MSTTRKFRLGAFIQATGHHVSSWRHPDAQADAGLNFEHYKEITQTAQRGLFDAVFLADSPGVWGGSPETQYRNGKIAHFEPVTLFSALSSVTQNIGFISTASTTYEEPYTLARKFASLDYLSNGRAGWNVVTTGNENAALNFGLEHHPEHSQRYERAEEFVEVVKGLWDSWEDDAFIRNKESGVYFDPDKLHTLNHKGKYFSVKGPLNVGRPPQGYPVIVQAGASESGRDLAARTAEVIFTANQTLADAQEFYADVKGRLAQYGRSPDDLKIMPGAFPIIGRTEEEAQEKYEFLQSLIHPDVAWGILKNYYKGVDLSKYSLDDLAPELPSDTNTNKSRLKLVRDLATRNTLTLRQLYLSLATARGHRTILGTPETIADQLEEWFSNGAADGFNIMPPILPTGLDEFINLVVPILQKRGLFRTEYEGSTLRENLGLRRPVNRFAAKQVDKSLVLA, encoded by the coding sequence ATGAGTACAACACGCAAGTTTCGTTTAGGTGCATTCATTCAAGCCACCGGTCATCATGTATCCTCTTGGCGACACCCTGATGCACAAGCAGATGCTGGATTGAATTTCGAGCATTATAAGGAAATTACCCAGACTGCCCAACGCGGCTTGTTCGATGCAGTTTTTCTTGCAGATAGCCCAGGAGTCTGGGGTGGCTCTCCAGAAACTCAGTATCGCAACGGTAAAATCGCCCATTTCGAGCCAGTCACTCTCTTTTCGGCTTTATCCTCCGTTACCCAAAATATCGGCTTTATTTCTACCGCCTCGACTACTTATGAGGAACCCTACACCTTAGCGCGAAAGTTTGCCTCTTTAGACTACTTGAGTAACGGCCGCGCGGGCTGGAATGTAGTCACTACAGGCAATGAGAATGCTGCACTTAATTTTGGACTTGAGCATCACCCAGAACATAGCCAGCGTTATGAACGCGCCGAAGAGTTTGTGGAAGTGGTGAAAGGACTGTGGGATAGTTGGGAAGACGATGCTTTCATCCGTAACAAAGAATCTGGTGTCTATTTCGACCCAGATAAACTGCATACACTCAACCACAAGGGCAAATATTTTTCTGTTAAAGGCCCTTTAAACGTCGGTCGTCCACCCCAAGGCTACCCCGTAATTGTTCAAGCCGGAGCCTCCGAATCGGGACGGGACTTGGCTGCACGCACCGCCGAGGTGATTTTCACCGCCAATCAAACCCTAGCTGATGCCCAAGAATTTTATGCTGATGTCAAAGGAAGACTAGCACAATATGGGCGATCGCCAGATGACCTAAAAATTATGCCTGGTGCTTTCCCAATCATTGGCCGTACTGAAGAAGAAGCTCAAGAGAAGTACGAATTCCTGCAATCGCTGATTCATCCTGATGTCGCCTGGGGGATTTTAAAGAACTATTACAAAGGTGTCGATCTGTCAAAATATTCTTTAGATGATCTGGCTCCTGAACTACCCAGCGACACCAACACAAATAAGAGTCGTCTTAAACTAGTTAGAGATTTGGCGACTCGTAACACTCTCACACTGCGCCAGTTGTATCTCTCTCTTGCCACTGCACGAGGACATCGCACCATACTTGGTACTCCCGAAACCATTGCCGACCAGCTAGAAGAATGGTTCAGCAACGGTGCAGCAGATGGCTTTAATATCATGCCGCCCATTCTGCCTACAGGGTTGGATGAATTCATTAACCTAGTCGTTCCCATCTTACAAAAACGCGGATTGTTCCGTACCGAATACGAGGGTAGTACCTTGCGTGAAAATCTGGGATTGCGTCGTCCGGTGAATCGTTTTGCTGCAAAACAGGTGGATAAGAGTCTTGTGTTGGCGTAA
- a CDS encoding amidohydrolase family protein: MTEYSRLKTSRSAAIRATLDYPVIDTDVHTNDFTPAFEDYIAKYGGVKLVDELRKTEASRLNSKSNGKDWYQQTPEERQYNRTIRSPWWARVTKNTLDLATYTLPGLLYERQAEQGSDYSVLFPNNVLAPAGASAENRQALQRAVNHYHADIYRKYSDRLTPVAGIPLTTPEEGIEELEFAVKTLGLKVINITGGVKRPIKAIADKYPADKFPEIAKYASYIDFYGLDSEYDYDPFWAKVVELGVPVTTHYGSQGWTGRSSISNYMNNHIGHFADGSEAFAKALFFGGVTKRFPQLRVAMLEGGADWGARVYIHLVDRFSKRNVKALENYNPALTNADELFEIFEQYGAEVTQGHSLDKDELTKTVLGASFSRHSRAPIGSELDDFAAAGIETIEDIRDRWVNSFFFGSESDDRTIATAFNDKANPLGVKINAIYSSDVGHWDVPDLTSPLAESWDLVQEGVISEADFKSYVFANPYKFYTQANPEFFKGTAIESKVNNTEFNQVDKSLVVA, from the coding sequence ATGACTGAATATAGCCGCTTAAAGACCTCACGCTCCGCCGCAATTAGAGCAACCCTTGATTATCCAGTAATTGACACCGACGTTCACACTAATGATTTTACCCCAGCTTTTGAGGATTACATTGCCAAGTACGGCGGCGTGAAACTCGTAGACGAATTACGTAAAACCGAAGCTTCCCGTCTTAATTCCAAAAGTAATGGTAAAGACTGGTATCAACAAACCCCTGAAGAACGTCAATACAACCGCACCATCCGATCGCCTTGGTGGGCTAGAGTTACTAAAAATACATTGGATCTCGCTACTTACACCCTCCCCGGACTCCTCTATGAACGTCAAGCGGAGCAAGGGTCAGACTATTCAGTACTGTTTCCGAATAATGTCTTAGCACCGGCTGGAGCCAGCGCAGAGAATCGGCAAGCACTGCAACGCGCGGTCAATCACTATCATGCTGATATCTACCGGAAATATAGCGATCGCCTGACACCGGTAGCTGGTATCCCATTAACTACTCCCGAAGAAGGCATTGAGGAGCTAGAGTTTGCAGTAAAAACACTCGGCTTAAAAGTAATTAATATTACTGGCGGGGTAAAACGTCCGATTAAAGCGATCGCTGATAAATATCCAGCCGATAAATTCCCCGAAATCGCCAAATATGCCTCTTATATCGACTTCTACGGACTAGATAGTGAATACGACTACGATCCCTTCTGGGCGAAAGTTGTGGAATTAGGCGTACCCGTCACCACCCATTACGGCAGTCAGGGTTGGACTGGACGTTCCTCCATCAGTAACTACATGAATAACCATATCGGTCACTTTGCCGATGGTTCGGAAGCCTTTGCGAAAGCGTTGTTCTTTGGTGGTGTTACCAAGCGTTTTCCACAGTTGCGTGTAGCGATGCTGGAAGGTGGCGCAGATTGGGGTGCCCGCGTCTACATTCATTTGGTAGATCGTTTCTCTAAACGTAATGTCAAAGCACTGGAAAACTACAATCCAGCGTTGACAAATGCCGATGAGCTATTTGAGATATTTGAGCAATACGGTGCAGAAGTTACTCAAGGGCATTCCCTAGATAAGGATGAATTGACTAAGACTGTACTGGGAGCTTCATTCAGCCGTCATAGCCGTGCGCCAATTGGTAGCGAATTGGACGATTTTGCCGCAGCAGGGATTGAAACAATTGAGGATATTCGCGATCGCTGGGTGAACAGTTTCTTCTTTGGTTCCGAGTCCGACGATCGCACCATCGCTACGGCATTTAATGACAAAGCCAATCCTTTGGGAGTCAAGATCAACGCCATCTATTCCTCCGATGTTGGTCACTGGGATGTGCCAGATTTGACTTCCCCCTTGGCTGAAAGCTGGGATTTGGTTCAAGAAGGCGTTATTTCTGAAGCCGACTTTAAATCTTATGTATTCGCTAATCCCTACAAGTTTTACACCCAAGCTAACCCCGAATTCTTTAAGGGTACTGCGATCGAATCCAAGGTAAATAACACCGAATTTAACCAAGTAGATAAGAGTCTGGTGGTGGCGTAA